aAGATGGAACACTCACAACACTATAGTAAGGTCATTTGTCAAAGCTAAAAATGtagaattttattatttatttctggtaaaagaaatacataaataaaaatgaatgccaaaaaataataaatccactaagatttggagccaaattacaGATGGGGGGCAATGACTTTAGAAAGCTGCAGCTTCTTTCAGAATCATTAATGGTCCAATTCTTTATATTAAACTCATATAGCATTTGAAAAACTAACATTATCTTGAATTGGacaaaagtatatttataaattaacattaaccaagAGGGACAAATGTgtgaaaaagatatttaaatttGTGTTAATTAATTTAGAATGCAAAACATGTCACATGTGCAAATAGTAATGTATACAATCTTGTAACTGTTACCAATCATAAAAAACGTGATCTACCTATGATATGTAATTGTacgcatttaatattttggcatTCATCACTATATGTCAGTATTTcttcaggaaaaaaataaaatcatttaatcTGGGGAAGTCTttgaaatttggttgattttacacaaaatgatgaattaatggtaaaatgtagctttttttttaattcaggaAATGCTTATCAGATTATCCAATTCAATTGAGTGCATATGTCTTTATGCacattatttgaatttatacaCATCTCTGTGTTTTAatctgtattatttatttatttatttgcaatatcccaaaaattgcataaaaataggtggatggaatcATGGCTATAAACATCCAGCAAGTAGATCACATGAAGCAAGCACATCAGAAATTAGCCTTATATGCTTGATTGAAATAAAATGGAGCATGCAATGAAATCTTCATTAAAGTAAATTTAATTTCACTAGATTAGCTCACCCAGTTGCTCTAGTCTTGCAGTTGCATTAGCTGAAAAATTTCCAGCATTCGCGTGACACATGTAAACTCCTTTATCCTCAGTTCTGACACTCTTCAGTCTGAGAGAGAAGTTTCCTTTAGGGATTTCATCGGTGAAGAACTCAACTCTGTCTCTGTATCGCTCATCTGCTGGTAGAGTTTTATTCTTCTCAAAAACCAGAATCAAGATGTTTCCATACATTTTCCTCCAGGAAACCTGTTGAATGTGTTCAGGTGGGATGTGAGAGTCCACAGAGCAGTTCAGAGTGACATCTTCACCCACAGACGCTGATACGAGATGATCTGATCCTGAAACATTCAAATGCTCTGGAAGAACAAACTAAATATCAAAACAgtgtaattcattcaaaaatattaGTCAAAATGCAGAGATTTTCACTCACCAACTTCTTTAATTTGAACCAGGGTTTCATCAGACTCCTGCTCAGTGTAAACTTTACATCTGTAGAAACCCTTATCTCCAGCTCTCACGTTTTCCAGACGGAGGGAGAAGTTTCCAAGTTTAATTTTGTCAGTGAAGAAGTGAGCTCTATGATGATAATCCTGATACTGGGCATCTGGTCGACTCTCATAATCTTGGTACACATGCACTAGAGTATTCAAGTCTGTTCGTATCCAAATCACCTTCAGTCCTTTCAGAGGTAAGGCTTCATCAACATAACAGGGCAAAACCACTGAAGATCCCAGAGGAACAACCAGAGGACTAGACGGACCTTTTACTAAGAACcctaaaaacaaaatagaaaacaatcagacagagagagaagaagaggaagTCCCCCTTCTTTTTTTACATTCCACAATCCATACTTACCATCAGAGATCATAAATacccagccagcaatgacatgtgGGGCCCAGATGAGGGCTTCATGGGCAGCAAATGTGGGCCCCATTatgggcttgcacccgggatccacattgGGGCAAGCCGTGGAAGCCCAGACGTACTAAAAGTGGGACCTGTAAGGGTACTGCATGGGTCTTAATTGGGCAATtcatgtcagacccatttgggccccacctgcccaaaggggtcCAAAGTGGGCTTTGCAACATGGCTACACAGATGGGCTTTAAATGGGATCTGTAAGAgtcttatgtgggtcctaactgggcaatttATGTCAGATCCATTTGGGGACCACCAGTctgaaggggtttaaagtgggcttgcacccgggatccacatgggggccagccgtggatgcccagatgggttttaagtgggatctgtaagggtcttatgtgggtcttaactgggcaattcatgacagacccatttggggcccaccagtctgatggggtttaaagtgggcttgcacccgggatccacatgggggccagccatggatgcccaggtgggttttaagtgggatctgtaagggtcttatgtgggtcttaactgggcaattcatgtcagacccatttggggcccaccagtctgatggggtttaaagtgggcttgcacccgggatccacatgggggccagccgtggatgcccaggtgggttttaagtgggatctgtaagggtcttatgtgggtcttaactgggcaattcatgtcagacccatttggggcccaccagtctgatggggtttaaagtgggcttgcacccgggatccacatgggggccagccgtggatgcccaggtgggttttaagtgggatctgtaagggtcttatgtgggtcttaactgggcaattcatgtcagacccatttagggcccaccagtctgaagaggtttaaagtgggcttgcacccgggatccacatgggggccagccgtggatgcccaggtgggttttaagtgggatctgtaagggtcttatgtgggtcttaactgggcaattcatgtcagacccatttgggccccacctgcctaaagtgggcttgcaccaGGATTCAACCGTGAATGCCCATATGGGCTTAAAGTGGGCTCTGTAAGGATCTTATGttggtcctaactgggcaattcatgcaaGGTAAGCCCAACCATTCATTTAAGGAAACAAtctaagaaaaattaaaaatgaagaatgaatgtaagtacaagataaatacaagacacttgatgctttgaactgcaagaaatatattaaattgaacaacaaaaattctcttaaaaaaaacaatgtcacaacatacagtaaactaaaaaatatattttaaaaaaaatctctgaaaaataaaaaaaaccgtAAATAAATACCGGTACCTTactggtaaataaaataaaaaaaatatattttttaaaaatgtcagaaaacaaaacatctctccaaaaaaatacatcaaaaacaGTCATGGCGTTTGTGTTGTTGACGTTCTTTTTTGTCTTAGGGCTCTTGCAGCCCTCTCCCCGCCACGGTCACGTGCGCCTGTAAACCATTTCCCCAGTGCCATTTCCACATCCTTTCGGTTCACGTTTGCAGTTATTGCATTACTCTTCAGTGCACCTAAAAACAAGGGAGCATAAGTCAATTTAGCAAGGTTCTTTTTTGCTCCAACTTGTAACTCttcaaatcattcattcaagtaaCACATTTCCACATGTGGTAAGCTAAAATGTTACCCCTAGGGTGACATTTACCATGGAGTTTTATGCCAACATATAACCCTTTTTCCATTACATGTTGAAATACATTGCATCTAGGCGATACTACTGCGATGTGGACCAAAAGTCATATCCCGATATATTTAGGCTGAATATGgcccagccagcagagccatgtggggcccaaatgggtttgacctgggctatctaactgggacccagccagttttgcacccagtttccatgtaggccccacatggatttccccagatgaaatgaacactgcttagtgtgcacactacaggctgtttaatgtaacacttaatcagtgttggaggtaatgagataattaagtgattgaataatgattttgtattagtgaagaaTACAGAATTCAATGGCAATCTGGCCAGGACTTTTAAGGCAAGTTTCCTCGAGCTCAAGATTGGAAAGACCAAGGAACTGTGTTGTGGTACCAGAGGAACACTTACCACGACACAAACACAGCTTTTCCAGCCAATCAGCATTTATGGCCAACCTGTAGAACAGGTCAAATCTTTTAGATAACTCGGAACAGAAATAGACGGATCCCTCTCTTTCTCCGAACACACAGAATATGTGTACAAGAAGGCCCAGCAGCGCCTCCACCCGAGAAAGCTCAGGACTTTTAATGTCAGCAAGGACATTTTAACCACAGTCTACACATCACTGATAGAATCCACTCTCacatttaacatattttctTGGAACAATGCACTCACCACTAAATACAAAACAAACCTCACACAAATAATAACACAGGCTGGCAAAATAATTGGCTCCCCCTAAACCCCCCTATCAGATATTTACACTCACTCAGTACTTAGGAAAGCCACCACCATCACACAAGACCCCACCCACCCTCTTCACCAATCCTTTCAGTTACTGCCATCAGGTCGCCGTTACAAGGTCCCACTAGcctgtaaaaatgtttataagaAGTCCTTCATTCCCACAGCCATCACTAAGTTGAATATTCTGAAACCAGCACCTTAACTCCGACCTGTgttcattgttgttgttgtctggTTATTGTTGTTTGTTACTGTGTACCACTGTGTGGCTATTGTAGTGAGtgtatttgttttctctttttttcaaatCTATATATTGTTGAGCCTGACGAAGACAAATTTCTGTCACTTGTGACAGACAATAAAGTTTTTCTTATCTTATCTCTCCAAGACCAtgaatgttgttttaaaaagttaacatttttgattttgaCTGCCTTAGTCTTAAACTAATCTTATCGAGAGTCTATGGAGGGGCTCTTACTTCCGTTACTAAATGCCATCGGAACGTCACAATGACGTAGGTCCAAAATGGGTCTATAGACCTACATTTTATTCGCCATTGATTTAGGTAGGACCTGCACACAGTATAGGCCTACACAATGCTGCTAAAGTGTTGACGGGCCCCCCTAGAAACAATTAAAGTATCACTGGACTAGTTCAGTTCACTTACacatttttgaattttttaaacaCAGTGTATTGGAGAAAAGTTGTAGTATACTTCAAAGATAAGACTAACTGTTAAAGTGTGGATTTTGCAGAGAAGAATCCTGATTCTGTGGAGAACAATTCTTGAAGTTGATTTTTCAGCCATTAAGGcaaattaatgtaataattCAAGTCATAAATTTGGCATATTTTGACAAGACACGAAAATGGGCACTACACTCATGCCAGTAGAATGAAACCTACCAAATTGGGCGAGTGGTTAGAGAGTTGCATGTGGAACAGACCAGTGGTTATAAGGCTGAAATTGTCCTTAATGTTATGTTAAAATGTTGATAATCTCCATCTAAATTGTGTTTTGACAAACTACTGTATCATTTAACTTTGGATAAATAAAAGAAAGGCCAAAGACAAGTTTCATTGAGCAATTAAAAAACTGAATCTACCATAGAAAACTTCAAAAAGACGCAGATCTTTGAAGCACAGCTTGCCCATCCGTCCGGTCACGTTGTACTGCCGTTGCAGTTCTGGCACCATCAGGAACTTCATCATCCTCCTAGTGGCATCTTCAAGTGAGGAACCCCCTATGTCTGCAACCATGGCAACCTTAAGAGTATACAGTAATAGAGCACAGTACATTTAAAGTCACAGGATCAGAAAACACCATATTAAGTCAgtaaatatcataaaatattCTCTGTCCCCATTACATAGCCAAACACCCCGCTTTAAACCTGGCATCCTTATTTTTGGcatgtcaataataataataataataataataataaaaaaagtgttaaacCAATTATGTGCTTGATAGCATAAAATACCAGTTCCCTAAAACCTACAAGACTGGCATTGTGAATATGGCCTATAGACCGTAGTCTATAGGCCATATTCACAATGCCAGTCTTCCCTTTTCAGCATAGAGCTTCACAGCCAAACTGCCTCAAGGGGGTGATCTACTACAGAATGACCATGATTATGTCCATGGGGAAATGAAGACATTTTCCATCAAGCATAATTTTGTGTAGAAGTCCACCCTCAATATTTTTGACTGGAAGTTATTTTGGCACTCTCCAGTAGGGCTGTGCCAAAAAGTCGATAAAGATCTTGATACGACACGTGACAATTCGATTAAGATTCTTAAACTCTGGATAATCGACCATGAATAGCCTATATGACAAACACGCGGAGCAAAAATAACAGGTGGAACCAACAATCTCATTACCTCAATCACTACGTAGTTTATATTAGAGATTTTTCAGGTTCAACAGCAGACAAAAGTGGGTTGCTGAGTGAAAATATCACCGTGGGTCCTCAATCCTGCGTTCGGAAAAATGCCTATTATAACACGGGAGTCAATGGGCAAATCAGCATTGTTTTCCCCAATATGGtgtagggatgggcgatattaTCGTTTGCGATAAATACCGTTGAAAATTCTCCTCACGATAAAAATTTGTCTACTCACGATAATTACGATAAGTCTAGTTGTTGACGTAGTTTTGTGCGATTCACTGTTCGTGCGGAGTTAAAACAAGCATGACAGAAGGCAGACGTGAGGCTTGTTGCCAGGAGCTACCTCCACAATTTGGAACTGGTTTGGTTAGCTATAGAAAATCAGATGCGGAGCAAACTACCATAATCacaaatgttcaatgaatgAGCCGTATGTCATTCACGctgtcatcacccgggtgttgatagcgtgcgagtgcaggtgagacctgaacatctcacgctgctatctgtgtttaaactaaactcatttaaaccttgccactttaaacattcaactgtaagacgcaaaagagaactcGCGCGCACTGTGAGGAGATTTGTGTgtactcatccgaagcgcgtacACGGAGAGCTGCGTCACAGCTGTATTTTGTAAACTATCTGAAGACATAGTTGGTTGGGTTACTTTTTGATACAGTTAGGGCTGTTACGGTcggcatgacaaccgcgccaccgcggtcgtttgatatatatatatataaaaaaaatcaatcggAGGTCACGTTAACCGATTTTTTTTAGCAATGACGGAAAAAATATgcaggccttccgtcattttgacagattactgaggctgatgtagcttgtaactgtaattcccacctctgtccagtag
Above is a genomic segment from Megalobrama amblycephala isolate DHTTF-2021 linkage group LG14, ASM1881202v1, whole genome shotgun sequence containing:
- the LOC125244938 gene encoding uncharacterized protein LOC125244938 — protein: MSLLGSSPTPSPGHRAAQLLRGQSLAPQKIDGAMFITLVTLLEEVKDTLKLHGQMLNTLLKKDSMPVMAIPDGAVFPLANVEDVIAMNEKLSDPEFMSAVVAMVADIGGSSLEDATRRMMKFLMVPELQRQYNVTGRMGKLCFKDLRLFEVFYGALKSNAITANVNRKDVEMALGKWFTGARDRGGERAARALRQKRTSTTQTP